The Halomonas elongata DSM 2581 DNA segment CATGAGCATGACGTCCCTCGGCACACCGATAACGTCCGGCGTCACCAGCAGCCTGCAGGATTCAGGCCTGACAATCGCCCACCGGGTGGCCATTGCTCGCATCCAGGACCTCGCGCTCGATGTCAGCCTGCAGACCGACCATCACGTGGTCGCCATGTACTACGGCAACACCCACGAATTCAACGTGGCGGTGTTCTCCGACGCCCGACGCGAGGATGGCACCTACCACACCATCTATCGCGAGTTCGTCTATCTGCCGCCTCGGGCGCGCCAGGCCGATGGTGACGCCCTGAAGAGGCTCGGGCTCATCGTCGTCCACCTGCAGGAGCTGCTGGCCAGGTGACCTATGACCCGATTTACAGATCCAGCCGCTGCCATCGCTGAGGCGGAGTTTCTCGCCGCACAGACCGACCAGCCCCAGGCCATCGTCCGCGATGGGGATGGGATGCAGGTGATGGGCTACAACGATGCCTGGCTCCAACGCCTGGATGTCATCGAGACCGTGACCCCGACATGGGAGGACATCGAATGACCCGCTACACCCTCAAACAAGCCGCCGCCCTGCTCGGCACCGGCCGCACCACCCTGTGCCGCGAGCTGCGCGAGATGGGCATGCTCGACAGCCACAACCTCGGCACCCGGCAGCACACCAGCGCCGGTCGCCTGATCGTCGAGCTGCGCACCTACGAACATGTCGGCCTGGGCCAGCCCCGGCCCTACGGCAAGACGTTCGTGACTGAGCGCGGGCTGCTCTATATCGCCAACCGCCTGGGCCGCGATGTCGTCACCCACCGGGAGGCCGCCAACGATGCGCAGGCCTGAGTCGACGAGCATGCCGGCCTGGCTCGATGACGCCGAGCCGGTCAGTACCGCCGCCCTGCTCTACCGCGAGTTCGGCGACGTGCTGATTCCCATCGAGGCCGTGCGGCAGCGCTATTTCCGCAATCGCAAGGCTGAACGTTTCCGCCGCGCCCTGCGCGAGGGGGAGATCCCTCTCCCTGTAGTGAAGCTGGACAGCAGTTACAAGGGGCAGGGCTTTATCTGCCTCTACCAGCTGGCCGCCTACATCGAGCACCAAGCCCGCCAGGCAGCCGCCCGGCGCGAGGTCATGATCACCACCTCGGACAGCGACCGTCGCCTGCGCGACCGCCTGATCGACGCGGTACCACTCACCGATTCCCGTCCGGCAACCGCCGGGGAATGACCGGCCCAAAGGGCCAACCACCACCACGAAGAGGACGCACACCATGGCAGACCAACCCACCACCGACATCAACGCCCTGCTCGACGACCTCGATGCCGGCGTATTCCGCGAGAAGCTGGGCCGCGCCCTGACTGACGTCGCCGCCGGCGTCGTCCAGCACGGCAAGGCCGGCGACGTGACGATCAAGCTCTCGCTGAAACAGATCGCCGACAGCCGCCAGGTCAACTGCGACCACAAGCTGACCTACACCCAACCCACGGCCAAGGGCAAGAAGAGCGAGGAGAACACCACCTCCACCCCGCTCTATGTCGGTCG contains these protein-coding regions:
- a CDS encoding pyocin activator PrtN family protein; this encodes MRRPESTSMPAWLDDAEPVSTAALLYREFGDVLIPIEAVRQRYFRNRKAERFRRALREGEIPLPVVKLDSSYKGQGFICLYQLAAYIEHQARQAAARREVMITTSDSDRRLRDRLIDAVPLTDSRPATAGE
- a CDS encoding phage antirepressor KilAC domain-containing protein, whose product is MTRYTLKQAAALLGTGRTTLCRELREMGMLDSHNLGTRQHTSAGRLIVELRTYEHVGLGQPRPYGKTFVTERGLLYIANRLGRDVVTHREAANDAQA